Proteins encoded by one window of Candidatus Bathyarchaeota archaeon:
- a CDS encoding nodulation protein NfeD → MIVIELDGVINFGASELIKEGMDEAYKVNAKAVVLLLNTHGGSLDATFSIIDLIERSSIPVISFVHPKGATAWSAGTFIVLSSHVVAMAPFSILGSCAPRAYPTGELIQDPKLINSLTEFIVQRAKMHGRNETIVAKFVTENLNIGAENAKNYGVIEKVATTLEELLDVVDGIDVEVAEKGQLTIQTKNAAIHYFGASIHVRVLRVISDPMIAYLLFTLGVYGVIFGFFTAGYEGEIIGGILLILGLIGLGFHVDLLPIVLITLGGVLVFVEMRDPGLQFFGPAGIFCLSVGTLLLLRFDPTRWLISPEWYQFFMVVVIAFVGILTGFSALVLYKIVKAKKKRLTVLELIGGIGRTLDEIGPEKVGFIRFRGEYWKARSDTIIKPNRRVKILAKEGPTLIVELIEEEVIAGEPEKSKPSQR, encoded by the coding sequence GTGATCGTTATAGAATTAGATGGAGTGATCAACTTTGGGGCTTCAGAACTCATTAAGGAGGGGATGGATGAAGCCTACAAAGTCAATGCTAAGGCCGTGGTGCTTCTTTTAAACACTCATGGAGGCTCGCTAGATGCAACATTTAGTATTATAGACCTTATTGAACGGTCATCTATCCCCGTGATTTCGTTTGTACATCCGAAAGGAGCAACGGCATGGTCTGCAGGCACTTTTATCGTCCTTTCATCACACGTAGTGGCGATGGCACCGTTCTCTATTCTAGGATCTTGTGCTCCACGGGCATACCCAACTGGAGAGTTGATACAGGATCCAAAGTTAATCAATTCGCTAACGGAGTTCATTGTTCAAAGAGCAAAAATGCACGGTAGAAATGAAACGATTGTTGCCAAGTTCGTGACGGAGAACCTTAACATAGGGGCAGAGAATGCGAAAAACTATGGAGTCATAGAAAAAGTGGCGACTACACTAGAAGAACTGCTAGATGTTGTTGACGGAATTGACGTGGAAGTGGCGGAAAAAGGGCAATTGACGATTCAAACAAAAAATGCGGCGATACACTATTTTGGGGCAAGCATACATGTGCGGGTTTTACGTGTCATCTCAGACCCTATGATCGCGTATCTCTTGTTCACTCTTGGGGTTTACGGCGTCATTTTTGGCTTCTTCACCGCTGGATATGAAGGAGAAATCATAGGAGGCATCCTTTTAATCTTGGGTTTAATTGGGCTGGGGTTCCATGTTGATCTCTTACCTATTGTACTCATTACTTTGGGCGGAGTTTTAGTATTCGTGGAGATGAGAGACCCAGGACTCCAGTTTTTTGGTCCAGCTGGAATATTTTGTTTATCCGTAGGAACGTTGCTTTTGCTTCGATTTGATCCTACACGATGGCTGATTTCTCCAGAATGGTACCAGTTTTTCATGGTTGTGGTGATAGCTTTTGTAGGAATTTTGACAGGTTTCTCAGCGTTGGTTCTTTATAAGATAGTTAAGGCGAAGAAAAAGCGACTTACTGTGCTTGAACTTATTGGTGGAATTGGTCGAACGTTAGATGAGATTGGCCCGGAGAAAGTGGGGTTTATTCGGTTTCGTGGTGAGTATTGGAAGGCACGTTCAGACACGATCATAAAGCCTAATCGTAGGGTAAAAATCTTGGCAAAGGAAGGGCCAACACTCATTGTTGAGCTCATAGAAGAGGAGGTTATAGCCGGTGAGCCTGAGAAAAGTAAACCATCTCAAAGATAG
- a CDS encoding slipin family protein gives MIYEILALFVLVIIVLSILTSSIRIVREYERAVIFRLGRLVGAKGPGLIFIIPGIDRTRVVDLRTITYDARMIKIITRDNIRCDVDSFVYYRVIDPVKAICEVENYVHATQTLAKTVLRDVLGHAELDDLLIKTTEFTRQIQEEIDEITDPWGIKVSAVAISDVLLPAEMQRAIAKQAEAEREKRARIIVAEGEYIAAEKMAQAAEIYSKSPITLKLRELQTLTDIAREKNLVVVTSTTDLRELGNIVAIARATAGKGEQVKKK, from the coding sequence TTGATATATGAAATCCTTGCTTTGTTTGTTCTCGTGATAATTGTCTTATCCATCCTGACGTCTTCGATTAGAATCGTGAGAGAATATGAGAGAGCAGTTATTTTCCGCTTAGGTCGACTCGTCGGTGCCAAGGGTCCAGGATTGATTTTCATTATACCAGGAATCGACAGAACACGCGTAGTGGATTTAAGAACCATAACATACGATGCACGCATGATAAAAATAATTACGAGGGATAACATACGGTGCGATGTAGACTCGTTTGTGTATTATCGAGTGATCGATCCCGTAAAGGCGATCTGCGAGGTAGAGAATTACGTTCATGCCACTCAAACGTTAGCAAAGACCGTGTTACGGGATGTCTTAGGTCACGCGGAGCTTGATGACCTGTTGATAAAAACGACAGAGTTCACAAGGCAGATTCAGGAGGAAATAGATGAAATTACCGACCCGTGGGGTATAAAAGTGAGCGCGGTAGCCATCAGCGATGTCCTACTTCCGGCGGAAATGCAGAGGGCAATTGCAAAGCAAGCAGAGGCTGAGAGAGAGAAGAGAGCCAGGATAATCGTGGCTGAGGGAGAATATATCGCAGCGGAGAAGATGGCGCAGGCCGCAGAAATCTACAGCAAAAGCCCGATCACATTAAAGTTGCGAGAGCTCCAAACACTGACAGACATTGCACGAGAAAAGAATCTGGTAGTGGTTACTTCGACCACTGACTTACGCGAACTTGGGAACATCGTTGCCATAGCCCGCGCAACCGCGGGGAAAGGGGAACAGGTTAAGAAGAAATGA
- a CDS encoding MscL family protein, producing MTKEDKMLKELTKIRELLTPTPSPPPKEGMWNEFRDFLSKYKVMGLAVAFIMGVYLGALVQALVTGLVMPVIGLAVPGLGNLATFKIPVPSTELDSQGTPIDPNYVGQLFGVGEFLAALITFIIVAFVVFIIVRVTKRWDHE from the coding sequence TTGACGAAAGAAGATAAAATGTTGAAGGAGCTTACAAAGATTCGTGAATTGTTGACGCCGACGCCATCCCCGCCACCAAAGGAAGGCATGTGGAATGAATTCAGGGACTTCCTTTCAAAGTACAAAGTCATGGGCCTTGCTGTCGCCTTTATCATGGGTGTTTATCTCGGTGCCCTTGTCCAAGCACTTGTAACAGGCTTAGTAATGCCCGTAATAGGCCTCGCTGTACCCGGCCTTGGAAATCTCGCCACATTCAAAATACCAGTTCCATCGACAGAATTGGATAGCCAGGGGACCCCAATAGACCCAAACTATGTTGGCCAGCTTTTCGGCGTAGGAGAATTCTTGGCAGCGCTGATAACCTTCATCATCGTAGCCTTCGTAGTCTTCATCATAGTAAGGGTCACCAAACGGTGGGACCACGAATAG
- a CDS encoding TIGR00266 family protein, which yields MEYEIKYKPSYSMLVVKLKPGETITAESGAMTYMDPNIDVHTRKREKSLLGSIGLKLFGRQSFWVNDYRAEQNEGEVAFVSAPVGDIETLEVKPNQGYIIQKAAYVASTQNVDLDIQWQGFTKGLFGQGLFMVKVTGDGTLFINTFGAIDKHTLKPDQTLIVDNFHLVAFSDTCDYKVKKFGGLKETLLGGEGLVTEIRGPGDVYIQTKNLREFVEWLWTLLEPRVKARSR from the coding sequence GTGGAATATGAAATTAAGTACAAGCCTTCTTATTCAATGCTTGTTGTCAAGTTGAAGCCCGGCGAAACTATAACCGCAGAGTCTGGAGCAATGACCTATATGGACCCAAACATTGATGTTCACACTAGAAAGCGTGAGAAAAGCCTTCTAGGAAGCATCGGCTTGAAATTGTTTGGACGTCAGTCCTTCTGGGTAAATGATTACAGAGCAGAACAAAATGAGGGAGAAGTGGCCTTTGTTTCAGCTCCAGTGGGCGACATCGAAACTTTAGAAGTTAAGCCAAACCAAGGCTACATAATTCAAAAAGCCGCCTATGTTGCTTCCACTCAAAACGTAGATTTAGACATTCAATGGCAAGGCTTCACAAAAGGGCTCTTCGGACAAGGACTATTCATGGTAAAAGTTACAGGTGACGGAACACTTTTCATAAACACTTTCGGTGCCATAGACAAACATACACTGAAGCCGGATCAAACCTTGATTGTTGATAACTTCCACCTCGTTGCCTTCAGTGATACTTGCGACTATAAAGTTAAGAAATTCGGAGGACTAAAAGAAACTTTGCTGGGCGGAGAAGGATTAGTCACTGAAATTAGGGGTCCAGGCGACGTATATATTCAAACCAAGAACTTGAGAGAATTTGTAGAATGGCTTTGGACATTGCTTGAGCCAAGAGTCAAAGCAAGATCAAGATAG
- a CDS encoding VIT1/CCC1 transporter family protein, with translation MTEESSKESYRLEGIAFGLADGLIMCLGLIIGIVEVTSSTRFVIITGIIGGFANAFGNSIGFFMSQSAERALQIHATTDHGSITRIHSKKEILANTLFAFTSTIAAVLVLLSPFIVLPINQATILTFVIGTIMAFILGSYVGKISHEKPYKEGLKYALLAILGAIIAHFIADYIQLLI, from the coding sequence ATGACTGAAGAATCATCAAAGGAAAGCTATCGTTTAGAAGGAATCGCCTTTGGGCTTGCTGATGGTTTGATTATGTGTTTAGGTCTGATAATAGGGATTGTTGAGGTTACTTCCTCCACTCGGTTTGTGATAATTACTGGAATAATCGGTGGCTTTGCTAACGCATTTGGAAATTCCATCGGGTTCTTCATGTCTCAATCAGCGGAAAGAGCATTGCAAATTCATGCAACGACAGACCATGGATCAATAACAAGAATACATTCCAAGAAGGAGATCCTCGCAAACACCCTCTTTGCATTCACATCAACAATCGCCGCTGTGCTAGTTCTACTATCCCCATTCATAGTTCTCCCCATAAACCAAGCTACAATACTTACATTCGTAATCGGAACCATAATGGCATTCATTCTAGGAAGCTACGTAGGCAAAATAAGCCATGAAAAACCCTACAAAGAAGGACTAAAATATGCTCTACTCGCCATATTAGGAGCCATAATCGCTCATTTCATAGCAGACTACATCCAATTATTAATCTAA